The following proteins are encoded in a genomic region of Devosia lucknowensis:
- a CDS encoding FAD-binding oxidoreductase, producing MTLTAAQTVAALATIAGSDNVVGDPAKMGAWLYEPRKRFHQSAAAVVTPPTVEAVQAVLRWANENGTGIIAQGGNTGLVGAQVPLSGNEVILSLARLDRIRSIDTAAGVMTAEAGVILENAHKAAEAEGSMFPLWLASQGSARIGGVLSSNAGGVNVLAYGNARELTMGVEAVLADGRLYRGLNALKKDNTGYDLKDLLVGAEGTLGIITAASLKIYPLPEDYETALVNIASPEAALELFQLMRQRAGARLNAFELIPWIGLDIQMRHGMLDRDPTASASPWYALIELSRMAGTAPGALQSSLEAAFDAALISDATIAESLADRTRMWAFREQMSECQSREGASIKHDVSVPIAAVPALIGQGVTAAETLVPGIRPVPFGHMGDGNIHFNFSMPVGADPKAFMAEFDEAVHAVIYDVVLKLGGSVSAEHGIGQLKVDLLRQVKDPVALDMMRAIKTALDPKGILNPGKMLRSVP from the coding sequence ATGACGCTCACCGCTGCTCAGACCGTCGCCGCTCTCGCCACCATAGCGGGCTCCGACAATGTGGTTGGCGACCCCGCGAAGATGGGCGCCTGGCTCTACGAGCCGCGCAAGCGCTTCCACCAGAGCGCCGCTGCGGTCGTCACCCCGCCCACGGTCGAGGCCGTGCAGGCCGTGCTGCGCTGGGCCAACGAGAACGGCACCGGCATCATTGCCCAGGGCGGCAATACCGGGTTGGTGGGGGCGCAGGTGCCTTTGTCAGGCAATGAAGTGATCCTTAGCCTGGCCCGGCTCGACCGCATCCGCTCCATCGATACCGCTGCCGGCGTCATGACCGCCGAAGCCGGCGTCATCCTCGAAAATGCCCACAAGGCGGCCGAGGCCGAAGGCTCCATGTTCCCGCTCTGGCTCGCCTCGCAGGGCTCCGCGCGCATCGGCGGGGTGCTTTCTTCCAATGCCGGCGGTGTCAATGTCCTTGCCTATGGCAATGCGCGGGAGCTCACCATGGGGGTCGAGGCCGTGCTGGCCGATGGACGCCTCTACCGGGGGCTCAATGCCCTGAAGAAGGACAATACCGGCTACGATCTCAAGGACCTGCTGGTGGGAGCCGAGGGCACGCTAGGCATCATCACCGCGGCCAGCCTCAAGATCTATCCCCTGCCCGAGGATTACGAGACGGCACTCGTCAACATCGCTTCGCCAGAGGCGGCGCTCGAGCTTTTCCAGCTCATGCGCCAGCGTGCCGGCGCCCGTCTCAATGCCTTCGAGCTCATTCCGTGGATCGGGCTCGACATCCAGATGCGCCACGGCATGCTGGACAGGGATCCGACCGCCAGTGCGTCTCCCTGGTATGCCCTGATCGAGTTGAGCCGCATGGCCGGCACGGCGCCGGGCGCCCTGCAGTCATCGCTCGAAGCCGCCTTCGATGCTGCCTTGATTTCGGACGCAACCATCGCCGAGAGCCTTGCCGACCGCACCCGCATGTGGGCCTTCCGCGAGCAGATGAGCGAGTGCCAGTCGCGCGAAGGCGCATCCATCAAGCATGACGTCTCCGTCCCCATCGCCGCCGTACCGGCCCTCATCGGCCAGGGCGTCACCGCGGCCGAAACACTAGTCCCCGGCATCCGCCCCGTCCCCTTCGGCCACATGGGCGACGGCAATATCCACTTCAACTTCTCCATGCCCGTGGGCGCCGACCCCAAGGCCTTCATGGCCGAGTTCGACGAAGCCGTGCACGCGGTCATCTACGATGTGGTGCTGAAACTGGGCGGATCGGTCTCGGCCGAGCACGGCATCGGCCAGCTCAAGGTCGATCTGCTCCGGCAGGTCAAGGACCCCGTCGCGCTCGACATGATGCGCGCCATCAAGACGGCGCTGGATCCCAAGGGAATTTTGAACCCTGGCAAGATGCTTCGATCCGTCCCCTAG
- a CDS encoding histidine phosphatase family protein codes for MSMTAPDWPDFYFARHGETDWNREHRYQGSKDIPLNRTGQLQADANGVLLREMLERDGVDPASLNWFASPLSRASETMDRMRAAFDVALPPVIHDPRLIEISFGAFEGRLHAEIAREHAALAPGERDESYWDFRPENGENYDDVAGRLLDFAHTLTHHAVVVAHGGVLRVLWHLVEGTSRKQVMNWPPPQGVIAHFTGGKMVLHSARDTWSAHVD; via the coding sequence ATGAGCATGACTGCCCCCGACTGGCCAGACTTTTACTTCGCGCGCCACGGTGAAACCGACTGGAACCGCGAACACCGCTACCAGGGCAGCAAGGACATTCCGCTCAATCGCACCGGGCAGTTGCAGGCGGACGCCAATGGTGTCCTGCTGCGCGAGATGCTCGAACGCGACGGCGTTGATCCGGCATCGCTCAACTGGTTCGCCTCGCCGCTCAGCCGCGCCAGCGAAACCATGGACCGCATGCGTGCCGCTTTCGACGTGGCGCTTCCGCCCGTGATCCATGATCCGCGTCTCATCGAGATTTCCTTCGGCGCCTTCGAGGGCCGTCTGCACGCCGAGATCGCGCGCGAGCACGCTGCGCTGGCGCCCGGCGAGCGGGACGAAAGCTACTGGGATTTTCGCCCCGAAAATGGCGAGAACTACGACGACGTGGCGGGGCGCCTTCTCGATTTCGCACATACGCTGACCCACCATGCGGTGGTCGTCGCGCATGGCGGCGTGTTGCGCGTGCTCTGGCATCTGGTGGAAGGCACGTCGCGCAAGCAGGTGATGAACTGGCCGCCGCCGCAGGGTGTGATCGCCCACTTCACCGGCGGCAAGATGGTCCTCCACTCCGCACGTGACACCTGGAGCGCGCACGTCGATTGA
- a CDS encoding biotin transporter BioY, translated as MAVTLTTPNTLLGAFQPKGNVAKLATNAAIVLLGTMLIAAAAKVSVPVWPVPVTLQSLAIAALAAAFGLRIGVATVAAYLLEGAMGLPVFAAGGGMVYLAGPTGGFLLGFLAQAAIIGYAADRGASSRPFALFGAMLVATAVLYAFGFAWLVTLSGAAQWIDQTNVVASAYAGAVEPFVVWDILKMAFAAMTVTGLWSAFGAKR; from the coding sequence ATGGCTGTGACTTTGACCACGCCTAACACGCTGCTCGGCGCATTCCAGCCCAAGGGCAACGTCGCCAAGCTGGCAACCAACGCCGCGATCGTCCTGCTCGGCACCATGCTGATCGCCGCTGCCGCCAAGGTCAGTGTTCCGGTGTGGCCCGTTCCCGTCACGCTGCAGAGCCTTGCCATCGCAGCACTGGCAGCCGCCTTCGGCCTGCGTATCGGCGTGGCCACCGTCGCTGCCTACCTTCTGGAAGGCGCAATGGGCTTGCCCGTCTTCGCTGCCGGCGGTGGCATGGTCTATCTCGCCGGTCCCACCGGGGGCTTCCTCCTCGGTTTCCTCGCCCAGGCTGCGATCATTGGCTACGCTGCCGATCGCGGCGCGTCGAGCCGCCCGTTCGCGCTGTTCGGCGCCATGCTGGTCGCGACTGCCGTGCTCTATGCGTTCGGCTTTGCCTGGCTGGTGACGTTGTCGGGCGCGGCCCAGTGGATCGACCAGACGAATGTGGTCGCTTCCGCCTATGCAGGCGCTGTCGAACCCTTCGTCGTCTGGGACATACTCAAGATGGCCTTTGCCGCAATGACCGTCACCGGTCTCTGGAGCGCATTCGGCGCCAAGCGCTAA
- a CDS encoding MBL fold metallo-hydrolase, whose amino-acid sequence MASSVTPPRYQTDFDPQTGHPITLAEGVVRVTAPNASAYTFTGTNSFLLGHERLALVDPGPLDSRHVTALSGAIAGRPVEVILLTHTHRDHSAAAARWAKALDIPLWFGGPHRLSRPLRRFERNPLRRSADWDLVPDRTLVDGEAIVAGDMRLTVHTTPGHCANHLAFGIEGTDMLLSGDHVMGWNSTLVSVPDGSMADYFASLDKVIALPYRHYLPAHGGPIADGPAHAGALRAHRQLRNRQLLEAVAQGATSVGAVVDLIYPSQPVKVRLAARMTMMAHVEYLEALGQLRVGRGLLGARLSLP is encoded by the coding sequence ATGGCCAGCTCCGTTACCCCGCCGCGCTACCAGACCGACTTCGATCCACAAACCGGCCATCCCATCACCCTCGCGGAGGGCGTGGTGCGCGTCACCGCCCCCAACGCCTCGGCCTATACGTTCACCGGCACGAACAGCTTTCTTCTTGGCCACGAACGGCTTGCGCTCGTCGATCCCGGCCCGCTCGATTCCCGGCACGTGACCGCTCTCAGCGGCGCCATTGCCGGACGGCCGGTGGAAGTCATTCTCCTCACGCATACCCATCGCGATCACAGCGCGGCGGCGGCGCGCTGGGCCAAGGCGCTCGATATTCCGCTCTGGTTCGGCGGCCCGCACCGGTTGTCGCGGCCGCTGCGGCGATTCGAACGCAATCCGCTGCGCCGATCGGCCGACTGGGACCTGGTCCCCGATCGGACGCTTGTCGACGGCGAGGCGATCGTCGCCGGCGATATGCGGCTCACCGTGCACACGACGCCCGGACACTGCGCCAACCATCTGGCTTTCGGCATCGAGGGCACGGACATGCTGCTCTCGGGCGACCATGTGATGGGGTGGAATTCCACCCTTGTGTCGGTTCCCGATGGATCGATGGCCGATTACTTCGCCTCGCTCGACAAGGTCATCGCCCTGCCCTACCGGCACTATCTGCCCGCGCATGGCGGCCCCATTGCCGACGGCCCGGCGCATGCTGGAGCGCTGCGGGCGCATCGTCAGCTGCGCAACCGGCAGTTGCTCGAGGCCGTGGCGCAGGGGGCGACATCGGTCGGCGCGGTGGTCGATCTGATCTATCCGAGCCAGCCGGTCAAGGTGCGCCTCGCCGCCCGCATGACCATGATGGCCCATGTGGAATATCTCGAAGCGCTGGGCCAGCTCAGGGTCGGGCGCGGGCTGCTTGGGGCGAGGTTGAGCCTGCCCTAG
- the aroC gene encoding chorismate synthase: protein MSFNTFGHLFRFTTWGESHGPALGVVVDGCPPGIPLTPEMIQRDLDRRKPGQSKYTTQRREADEVKILSGVFEDERTDGPRTTGTPISLLIENTDQRSKDYGDIRDKYRPGHADYTYDRKYGIRDYRGGGRTSARETAARVAAGAVARQVLAGVTIRASLVQMGPHKIDYANFDWDQVGENPFFCADATAAALWADYLDGLRKDGNSVGAVIEVVAEGVPPGWGAPIYGKLSADLASAMMSINAVKAVEIGAGFEAASLTGVENADQMRAGSDRPYFLSNHAGGILGGVSNGDPIVCRFAVKPTSSILTPRQTVTTANEDTDIITKGRHDPCVGIRAVPVGEAMMALVLADHMLRQRGQTGREGGVGFQRN from the coding sequence ATGTCATTCAATACGTTCGGGCATCTTTTCCGTTTCACCACCTGGGGCGAGAGCCACGGGCCGGCGCTGGGCGTGGTCGTCGACGGATGTCCTCCGGGCATTCCGCTGACGCCGGAGATGATCCAGCGCGACCTCGACCGCCGCAAGCCCGGGCAGAGCAAGTACACCACTCAGCGCCGCGAAGCGGACGAGGTGAAAATCCTCTCCGGGGTCTTCGAGGACGAACGCACCGACGGGCCGCGCACGACCGGCACGCCGATCTCGCTTTTGATCGAGAACACCGATCAGCGCTCCAAGGATTATGGCGACATCCGCGACAAGTATCGTCCGGGCCATGCCGACTATACCTATGACCGGAAATACGGCATCCGCGACTATCGCGGTGGCGGACGGACCTCGGCCCGCGAAACGGCGGCCCGCGTGGCAGCTGGCGCGGTGGCAAGGCAGGTCCTGGCAGGCGTCACCATCCGCGCCAGTCTGGTGCAGATGGGGCCGCACAAGATCGACTACGCCAATTTCGACTGGGATCAGGTCGGTGAAAATCCGTTCTTCTGTGCCGATGCAACGGCGGCCGCACTCTGGGCCGACTACCTCGATGGCCTGCGCAAGGACGGCAACTCGGTCGGCGCGGTGATCGAAGTGGTAGCCGAAGGTGTGCCACCCGGCTGGGGCGCGCCGATCTATGGCAAGCTGAGCGCCGACCTCGCCTCGGCCATGATGAGCATCAACGCGGTCAAGGCGGTCGAGATCGGCGCAGGTTTCGAGGCCGCCAGCCTCACCGGCGTCGAGAATGCTGACCAGATGCGGGCCGGGTCCGATCGTCCGTACTTCCTGTCCAACCATGCGGGCGGGATTCTGGGCGGGGTCAGCAATGGCGATCCGATCGTCTGCCGTTTCGCCGTCAAGCCGACCTCGTCGATCCTGACCCCGCGCCAGACCGTGACGACGGCCAACGAAGATACCGACATCATCACCAAGGGCCGGCACGACCCCTGCGTCGGCATCCGCGCCGTGCCGGTGGGCGAGGCGATGATGGCGCTCGTTCTGGCCGATCACATGTTGCGCCAACGCGGACAGACCGGTCGCGAAGGCGGCGTCGGCTTCCAGCGCAACTAG